The genome window GTGCTGTAAACACTGATCGTCAGTGGCCCTAGCCTAGATCTAATAGTAACAGTATCATGACCAAACTGCCCAGAGTAAAGTAACTCAGATTCCAGGTACCCAATAAACAATAAGAATGCAGTGGACTCCTGATAAATGCTCTGGTTTGGGGCTGTCTGGAAAGCACGCACTAAAGTGGAGCATGTGGATATCCAGAGCAATTAAAGATGAATGTATTTTGAATTGGGACTGGTGAAGTCTCAAGTTTTAAGTTGCAATGCACGTACACGTTGTACACAAATGTGCACTTCATCATTGTACATGAGTTTGCATTTCCCAAAGTGCACTTATCAGGAGTGGACTGTGTGTATAATATCTGTGTCCCCCATGCTGAAACCACCAGCTATCCCGCTGCCTACGTAGATGTAGTGCCCTAATAACACTAATGCCACCAGTTATAAGGAGGTTCGTTTCTACATCACCATTTCGCTAATCgctcttcctccctttctcttcttACCCCACCTCGGTTCCGTCCTTTGGTCCACCTCCCTCTTTTCATTTTTCTCAATGTGTCTCATccctttttcccctctctctcactcattctccactcctgctcctcttcctcctcttctgccTTCCTCCTTTTCCTTttgtttcctctctctttctgtctctatacaGGACTCCAAACGTTTCCTCCAATGGCAACCCTGGCTATGAGAGCCTACCCCTGACTGACAGGCAGTCCCCACCCCCCTCTGTGAGTTCCTTTGTATTCGTGACTTCCTAATCTGTGTCATTTGTCATCACTATGCGTGTAAACCGTCACTTGAGGTGTTATTTGTACGTTTGTCGTTAGTCGATAATAGACATTCTGGATCTAACTaactggtggtggtgatggtagtggtggtgatggtagtggtgatggtggggatggtagtggtggtgatggtagtggggatgggggtgatggtagtggtggtgatggtagtggggatggtggtgatggtagtggtggtgatggtagtggtagtggtggtgatggtagtggtggtgatggtcaaggtggtgatggtagtggtggtgatgtggCTCCAACCTCACAGGGCCCTGTAGGCCAGGAGTGTaggcatgggtgggcctgggtaGCGTTGGCCCATCCAAATTTCTGCAGGCCCATCTACCAACTAAATTCTGTCTACGCACCTGCTGTAAACTggcattctttttttttttaatcaactaACCTAAAGTATGTGTACTATCGCTTGAATGGGAAGGCTCACTTTCTGCCCCTAACAACTAACTCCGTCGGTTGTCACCTCTCTGACTTTGGACATGCTAGAATGGACGTAAATACAGTGCTTTCTGACCACAAACctgagacctaaccctaaccattacccTACCTTTGTCCTTTCTAGCATTACCATCCCAGTCCTAACTTTTACAACAGTCCCTGGTGCTTGAGGTAGAAGTTGCCTCCATCCACCTCTGATCTGGGATCAGATTACCTGACACccattcctaaccttaaccatttggagGTAAAGACCCTGGATCAGTGGTTGTGGATAACTTCTACCTCCTCTACGCCTGTTGCTAGGGGAATAACGTGACCACGTGAGTGCTCATCTTCATACATGAGATGATTTTGAAACAAATTTGAATAATGGAGATTTCTTGTTTTCttgtctcccttctctctgcaCACCCTCCTCTGTGGATCTTCAATGGCGGCTCCCCCATATCGAATCAAAATGCTGTTTCTGAAAGTACAGTACTCTCCCAGCATGCTGACTGGTTACGGGGGTAGTCAAACACACCCCAACTCCACCCATTCAAGGAACCTGTATTCACGCtaattttttttatgtttaaaaaaGTATAGAATTTTCTTTCGTTTTCTTATGAATGAACACTTTACTGAGATGAAGAAAAAATAATTAATCCCCCAAAATTGAGCTTTAGATGTAAATTAAAGGTGCGTAACGTCAGTACCAACAAGGTTGAATGGCCTGCTGTAGAACCTCACAGTAAGCTAATGTcagatagatacagtaggtagcaTGATTATGAAGAGGTCTGAACCAGGTTCACTTGGTCAAAGTCACCCCTTACAATCCCCCTTGTCTGTCCAGTGTCAACAGTTGCGCGGCGAGCCAGAATGGTATTGACGTTACGACATTGTAGtactatattttttaaatgtagcaCCAGTTTATTTTCACGTTTTTATATCTATATCTTGTTGTAGAGAAACACTGACACGTAGAAACAAGACACATTTTTGAGTGAATGAATATGCACTCTCCTCACTTGGTATTCAACGTgcaatttttatttgatttacttTTTATAGGTGAAAATTCTGTATCTCCCTTGTATTACCTTCTGATACTATACATTTCACTGTTGATGACATTATAtaaatcagggatgggcaactccagtccttgggGCCGGAGTggtgacaaaactaaactaatgatCATGATTAGgcgattattggagtcaggtgcagAAGGGACACCAAGTCcccaaggactggagttgcccatcccctCATGAAACTTTGCTCTTAAAAAGAAAATTCAAGAGGGCTATAGTACCTCCTCTTTGTAGGCTGAACAGAGAACTACAACTCCCAACCACGAGACCGTTAGAACTACAAATCCCATGCAATGACAGTAGGCACATAGCAATAAAACTCCTGCCACTGGTGCTACAGTAGCCCTACCGTAAATAGCAATAATAACTATATAGCAGTGGGTTTCCGGGGTCTCTATAGGATGTTATGTACATATGTGATGTCAGATTTCATTGAACACCCTCCTTGCCTACTGACCTTGTTAACCTTTGAATTGCGTTTGTATGGTATAATCAATGCTCCTTTTGAATGGCATCCTTTTTCACTCCAGAGtctaatataaataaaataataacaatgaATAAAGTTTGGCCTTGTTTAAGTCACTCAACTGTGAATGCAACTGCTGAACCTCAAAGACGAGACACATCGTTACATATAAATAACATTTTCTTTATatcctctgagtgtgtgtgtagtttgagtgcgtgtagtttgtgtgtgcgtagTTTGAGTGCGTGTAACAGAAAGACAGTGCTCCCATTCACTTGGATATGCATAGTTAGATGTAGACGCAGACAGAACACAAACATAGAAGCATTATTTTCACACAGTCAGTTGTCAACATGACATCCAGTTCCTCCTCTGTACCTCCTCAGTGCATAGAATACCAAAGACAAACCAGTTCTAACTGATCTACCTCGACAGTGCAGTGCATAGCCGCggaagaaggaagagagagaaggaaaaataTATAGATGCAGCTGTAGTGTAGAATTCCAAACAACAGCCAGTAAACTGTTACAAACAAGCCATTTGGGACAGAAATCCCTCGTCATCTTAAATGATCTTTGGAACTTTGTGTGTGTAAGAGTGCCCACACTCCTCAGCAACCGGTAATGCATTTCCTGAAATATATACTTTTTGTTAAGCGCCTCTTGTTTTCtaaaatgttatttgtttttCCAGAGTAGAGCAGGAGTTTTGAGTCCCATGCTGAATGAATGAAGGAATGCCCAGGCCAGAGGAATCACTTCCTGAGGTCATCAGAGTTCAGCCAGGTTCCGTACTCCTCCACGTCCCTCCTCACAACCAGGAGCATCTCTGCCACATCCGGAGACAGAACTTCACTGAGAAATGtactgagaaagagagaagaggagtgttgtgaaggagagagaacgaatgggagagtgagagagactgaTTTACAAGAGTGCAAAGTACAAACTGTAACAAACAGACACTGTGGTAAGCCCCATGTGACCACTCCTCTAACAGGATGAGATCGAACTGACTAGTAGTCTACCACAGTCAAATTGTGGGCTGCGTTCAAGAGTTCCTGACAGGGTAACTCTACGTAAATAAAAATTACAGAGGGACATTTCTGTTTGCAAACAATTAGCATGACAAGTTTAGCATTTGTATATTTTTGCATTTATCACTATCAGCTGTAAAGTTGGAGATACTGTGTCTTTGATCAGGAGTTGTGCAATACATGTCTGCATAGTCGTCGTCCCTCCCTTCACTCACCGGAGACCTGCTTCGTTCCCGATGCAGACAGGACTCTTTAGTTTGGAGTCGAGGTTGTAGTAGTGTCCATTAACCTGGCGCACTGCAAGCCAGTGCCGCCGCTTGACGGGGAGGGACACAATTCCGAGAGAGACACGTGACGGAACGTTCAGGATGAACCCCTGGACCTTGTCAACACAGAGACTCTGTACTGTTCTGAGGGAGAAATAGGAAAAGGGAAGGAGATGTTGGTTTAAAATCAACAGAGCCACAGTGGTGGTGAGGGGAGGAACAGTGATGAACAGTAGAAGTAGACAGAATCTGTGGCGAAGTTTCCTTATCAGTATATTTTCTTTGGTCAATAAAACTTTAGCTCTTCGTGACCTGTAGCAGTACTTGGTTGGATTTGAATTTATTACACAGGTGTATTTCATTGCCAATCATCTCTTCCGAACCTGTCTGGGCCTGAGGTATTGAAGTCTGACCTGCGTTTGTCCCACCATACTGCAGCCAACTCTCTGCTCTGTAGGGCAGCCATGATGACGTTGACGTCATAGTTGCCTGTGCCCAGCATCGAGCGGTGAGGGTTCACCACACATTGTGGAGTTAGCCTGGGGAGGAAGGGGGAAGAGGGGAACATGGTAAAAACAGATTCACATGCTCTTGGAACTCATGGAGAAAGTGTGTGGTGGGTGCTCTTTGGATCACAGGCTTATAGCAGTACTTGATGATTTACATGCAGAGATTGCATATTGAAGAGTCTGTGTGTTATCATTGACACAAAGAACCCTGTTTAGCCAAAACACCACCCCCTAAAgatgacattacacacacacatcgcCTGACCTAAGTGACCTCACCGCTTGCAGATGTCATCTGCCATCTCCTTGGTGAACACTTGTTCTTGCAGAACGTTGTTTAGAGCATGAATGGCGCACAACTCCAGTCGCTGCTTCTCATGGAAAACCTCTCCTTCGCTCATAATAACCCTGTTGATAGACAAAATACACAAAACATAAGCATGTTGACTGCAGCTGTCCAATACATTGTTGAATATATGAGCTTTCAACAAAACTGTGAAAAGGGAACAAAACAATAGCCATCTCCTCTGTAATACTCCAGAAAAAAACACGTGCATTCGAAGTCCAATAGAATGCTTAATTTCATTCAATTATTAGCTAACTTAACTAGATCAGTCTTTACCGTATTGGAAGTTGTCCGCAGTGTAATGGTCAAATAAAGCGGTGTATCAAAGTCAGTAATAGCTCTTTCGGTGCTCTTATTCCACgacaaacaaaataataaaatgtacCTAGCGTACACGTAAATCTATTATACATAAACTTGTTGATTTTACGCTCACAAGAACATGCTAGTGAACTCTCTAGTAAGAATGGGGAACAACCGGAAGCTTGATTGTTGTTGTTCAACTGTCACGCCCCGTAAATTGGAGCGAGCGTAGTTTTTGTCCTCGCTGAATTTCTCTGCAACGCGCATCAGGCTATCCAATCAGTGAATAGTGCGCGCTGAAAGCCAGGAACTATGCGTGGTGCCAGCAAAGATGGCGCGCCTGCAAAAGCCCATAGACTTAGATAGACATCGCATCATTGTATATGTACTATTATGGCGTTTGTGAGAGCAGGGGCAGCGCAATTGAGGGCATCTCTATTTTGAAGTAATCCATTTTCTAGGAtttggtaaacaaactgaatgTGTGCATACCACTGAGATATAATAAGAACTGAAGACTACATCCAAGATGTCCGCCCGTTGTTTTCAAGGTAATCTACTCACTTTCGCATACATTGATTAATTTCATGGACGGTCTATATCTGGGATGCAACCGCACAAGGAGCGCAAGCAGGGATGACGTCATCACATCATCCAAAAACAGAGCAGACATTTGATGAATATAAAATGTTAATATCTTCGGCTGTGAGTGATggatttcaaagatgatggtactaaaaaacacatgttatatttctttgtattatcttttaccagatcaaaTGCGTTATGTtgtcctacattaatttcacatttccacaaacttcaaagtgtttcctttcaaatggtatcaagaatatgcatatccttgcttcaaatcctgagctacaggcagttagatttgggtatgtcattttaggcgaaaatttaaaaaaagggtccGGTCCTTAAGATTAAACTGTGGTACAGAAGCAAAACTGTGGGAGCAGTCAAAATCATTCTTCTTGACCGGAACCCTGGCCTCTtggtgcatactgccacctggagtcgttgtttgaacaggtataaagcttgccaatttactgccacctgcagttatggaatgtttgttCACAAGTATAAtgcattggctgatccctcctggtgacctggttggaattatgtgatcctttcttaacccataggaagtcccacccagtgactacttcaaaatggtgaaagtgctcaatggcgctgcccattcTAAAATAGACATTTGggcactagagtcctctatctatctctatgggaaAAGCCACAAACATCCTGTCCAACAGCGTTACAAATTAGTGCCTTAGTATAAACTGTTTAGCTGTTTAATGTAAATAAAAATGATTGAATTACCttattgtattttattgtatttttacaACATCGCAATTAAGAGCCATAAAAATTACATTTGACAAAAAGTATTTGCATATGACACAAGCAAACATGTCATTAATCGAAAAACATTTTCTGATTGCAGAGAGGGCCACAAGGGGAAATCTATGTGCACTGTTTTCCTACAAATAATTCGAAGAAAACATCCAGAACCAGAATCCAAAAATAAAAACACGCAGACAATGTAGTGATGAGGCGCACTTTAGTGGTCAATAGAAATACTGCAGGAAAAAGTCTCAGTGGGGGTTAAAGGCCAAAAACTTCCCTTCCAAAATGATGGATACTAGGAataatttaaatgtaatgttaCTTGGAATGTACCTTTTCAAATCTCCACTGTATCTTGAGGATATTAATAATCACTCATCTACATTAATTTACTTTTAAATAACAGGCAATTTTCTGTCTGGCACATGGTAGGCACTTTCCCACTCTGGCCTTTGTGACCATAGTTCTCAGGATGGTTGGTCAGGGCCAGGGGCTTTCAAATTCAATCTGAGTTTATGTCCCCTCAGTCACACAGATGTCAGTAGACTGGGGTTGGCAGGCTGTgatgttttctgttttttgtttgtaCGGAAGCAACACTTACATTAGATTTGCTGTGAGCTGTAAAAGTTTCCTCCATGCAAGTAATACATGTGATAAGAGTCTTACAGGTACagatatttaaccccttattatAATGTTGGATGTCAGTGCTTGATGGTTTGGTACCTTAACAATGGGCAAATAAATGTTTTACCTCATGCAACAAGGGGTTACGTACCCAGGTTTTATTGTGCTGCTCACCAAAAGTCATGAAGAGTGAAATGGTGATTTGTGGAAGATCCTAAAAAATTATGTGGACAGGTTTGAGAAATAGCTACATTTGTTGTAATGTCTTGGAATGGATGGCGTTATGTGTGAACATTAGAATGAAGACCATATTGTTACACAAAGTTGCTATTGTAGCAATTCCCAAGCATATCTAACATTTTGACAAATAGTTCATGCTTCTGATAGCATCGAACGTTCTAAATTCTCTCTGATTTGTTGCATTCTAGCCTGGTTGCCATCTCTGTATCTCTGCTCAGCTattacattccactccttgccaaaGCAAATGACAGGAGTGGCAAGGAGTTGAATGTTAGCTAAAAAGACTGGTACCTCGACTAGTTGTATTCAAttaaaattaaatcaaatcaaattgtatttgtcaaacgctTCGTagaaaacaggtgtagactcacAGTGATATGCTTAcatacgggtccttttccaacaatgcatagttaaagatcaaataaaataaatacaaataaaatcgaaatagtaacacaaggaataaatatgCAGTGAATAACGAGGGAGTGTGAAGGGGTACAAcataattgaggtagctatgtattGTACATATAGATGGTGGTAAAGAgaataggcaacaggatagataatagacagtagcgtATGAGGTGAGTGTGAAGgtgtgtggcgtcagtatgcatGAGTGTGTTAGTatatgtgagtgtgcatagagtcactGCAGGTAGTCATTTCTCAATATTGTTTAGAagtcttatttattttaactaggcaagtcagttaagaacaaattcttatttacaatgagggcctagcctcccaaaccctaacccagacgacactgggccaattgtgccacgccctatgggactcacaatcatggccagttgtgatacagcctggaaacgaaccaggctctgtagtgacacctctagtactgagccgcagtgccttagaccgctgcaccactcagagACTTCtttggtttgggggtagaagctgttcagggtcctgttggttccagacctgGTACATTTATTTGATTGGTACCACttgcggcagcagagagaacagtctttgataATTTGTTAAGCCTTCCTCCGACACTGCCGTCTATAGGTATATTGTATGGTAGAGTTAGGTTCACTGGGGTTAGGTTATATTGAAGTTTAGAAAAAAGTTTATATTGTGTGCGGCTGTCTGTCAATATGAAGGCCTACCCTCTGGGTGGGTATGAGTTTTTCAAACACACCTATGGCTTGGAAGCATTTTTGACATTCTCGACTTTGGATGGCTGGTGGAAATGCCAAGTATGATGACGACAGAGCACCTACGATATGTGATTGGTCTTGTTGGTTACGTTGTTTGTACACGTGTTGTATGGCTAAAATCCCGATTGGTCAAGACAACACAATTTCATTTGGGAGACGTAGTTGTGTTCCGTGTCAACGAAaatagtagctggctagctactctAGCACTTGGCCACCACATAACTTTGGCTAGAAACACTTTCTTCCAGTAGCTCGCTTCCCTTCACTGTATACCCCAAAAAGCAGGCTGTTTTTAGCAGAATAACGAACTGGAGTTTACGTGCTATCAGTGTGTCTGAACTGTTGAGGAGAAGAATTTCAGCTAGCAAGCTGCAGCTGGCTAACGTTAACGCGTTAACATAACTTGATCGCTTGCTTGGCCATTCGAGATCTAAATAGTCGGCGATAACtgcatttattcatttatttgagGTGTCGTGGACCACTTTCTCATCGATCAAGCATAAGCTGCAAGCATTTATTAGTTGTTAACTACCGTTGCTATTTAGACGAGGATCACAGAGTTAGCTAGCCCCAGTCACCTGAATACTAATATTCTTCGGAAGACATGGTAAGTTAAAATTGTCTACAAACACTTAAATAAATGGATACAATTATTagttatttagctagctaacaaagcaagtcaaaatgtttgccaGCTGTTTAGCTAACTTTAACTAGCTAACTACAGTAACGTTACTTAGCCGAGacctaatttagctagctagttaagttGGGTAACTAACGTTAGTTGGTTGTTTGCTTGCTATAGTTAACTAACTGGCGTTAGCTGATAACGTTAGCTACGATTTTATTTTGCAGGCTAGTTCAGTGTTGACACTTCTCCCGAACACAATTTAAATGGCAAATTGTCCAACATAAAGATCAATCACTAACTAACTATTACACAATTATCAGCAAATGAACTATCATAACGTTAGCACACCCCAAAGTTGGCGTATGTAGCTACCTatgcaagttagctagctacctaatgaTGATGATTTGGCTGGCTAGCTACCTAATGTTAGCTTGCTAACTAGGTATCTTATTTCCTCTCTTTTAGCTAAATTGATGAGCTGTAATAAGAACTACATCAATATGTTACACGATTTGGCGATTTAATGGTACATTAGCTATTTGACTTGACAATGATGTGAACTAGTCAGTCATTTTAGCCAGCAATGCTACCATTAGCTAGCTTTCGGCTAACTGttaattcgctagctagctacaacctAGCTTTATTTGACAAAGACAGAATGGCTAACTTGATGTCCGTTTTGTATGGCTAGAAAATGCTAATACAATATCTTAACTTTGACCGGTTTGTACATTTATCAATGAAGTAAACTGCCAGACATTGGCTGAAATCGCAGTTGTCAGTTGTGACACACAGCTTATCCACTGCACTCTCATGATGATATTAACGTGAATCACCACCTGGCCTGTACTGTAGACGACTCAACTCCACGATTTACGATGGAGTTGTGCAGCGACTAGTGTGGGCAAACTGGAGTTTCTTAGTCCCATACAATTCCGTTTTTATCAAAAACTTCTGATTATAGCATCCAAAGAATAGCCCGCAATTACACAGACGTGTGTAATTGTGGGCTATTCT of Salvelinus alpinus chromosome 4, SLU_Salpinus.1, whole genome shotgun sequence contains these proteins:
- the josd2 gene encoding josephin-2 isoform X1; this encodes MSEGEVFHEKQRLELCAIHALNNVLQEQVFTKEMADDICKRLTPQCVVNPHRSMLGTGNYDVNVIMAALQSRELAAVWWDKRRSDFNTSGPDRTVQSLCVDKVQGFILNVPSRVSLGIVSLPVKRRHWLAVRQVNGHYYNLDSKLKSPVCIGNEAGLRTFLSEVLSPDVAEMLLVVRRDVEEYGTWLNSDDLRK
- the josd2 gene encoding josephin-2 isoform X2, whose translation is MSEGEVFHEKQRLELCAIHALNNVLQEQVFTKEMADDICKRLTPQCVVNPHRSMLGTGNYDVNVIMAALQSRELAAVWWDKRRTVQSLCVDKVQGFILNVPSRVSLGIVSLPVKRRHWLAVRQVNGHYYNLDSKLKSPVCIGNEAGLRTFLSEVLSPDVAEMLLVVRRDVEEYGTWLNSDDLRK